The DNA segment GCCTGTTTGAACAAGCTGATGGCGGCACACTGCTGTTAGACGAAATCAACTCTTTGGAACCTTCACTTCAGGCAAAACTATTAAGAGTCATTCAGGACAAATCGATTAGAAGAGTCGGGGATATGAAAGATAAAGAGGTAGATGTCCGTATTATCGCTACCATTAATGAGGACCCTGTTGACGCTGTTGCCAACAACCGATTAAGAAAAGACTTATATTATCGGCTTAGTGTAGTCACCTTGTTCATTCCACCTCTTCGTGACAGAAAGGAGGACATTTTGCTGCTGACTCAGAGCTTTATAGATAAATATAATGCTTTGTTTAATATGGATGTTAGAGGGATAAGTGAGGAAGTCAAACCATTGCTTCAAAAACATGATTGGCCGGGAAATGTAAGGGAGCTGGAACATACGATAGAAGGCACGATGAATTTAATCATGGGGGAAGAGGTTATAACAATCCAAAACCTCCCAGGAAGGTTCCGTAATAGGTATCAAGTGGATGAAGAGCCATTTACACAGAGAGAGAAGGAAGATATACCCGAAAGCCCAAAAACGCTGCGTGAAAAGATGACAGAGGTGGAAAAATTCTATGTCCAACAAGTTCTTGCAAATAACGACAATAATATTTCAAGAGCTGCAAAAATTCTTGGCATCAGCAGACAAAGCTTACAGTACAGATTAAAGAAGTTTAGCTTATGAGTTCTTAAGTGTTTTAATGTTACAGGTTTATCTAAATGGCATGGAAAAAATCAATTGGACCAAATCAAATTTGATTTGGTCCAATTGATCTATCAAATCGCATCTAAGACATGGAAATTGCTAGTACATTGATCACTACGTTAATCAGTACATGTCCATAGTTTCATCAGGATCTATCTAATTTAAAGCCCTCATTTACTTGTACTGGTCCCGTTATTTTTTGAGTGGCAATCAATTTTGCCGTCCATCTCTTCTTTAATAGCCTTGATTGCTTCTGCAAAATTATAGATGTTACCACCAAATCCCGTTTGAAATTGTTTAGCTTGTTTCATAGAGTCAAATACAATCACTTGTGGTTGGCAACAATTAAGCTGAATATCGGTATTTAATAGAAAAGTAGCTGCCTTGGCACTGATCGTTGTATCTTTTAAAAAGTCCCGGGAAATGATTTGAGAGACCTCTGCTTCTATATCCTTGTATCGAAGCAGTCCGCAATGAGCACAACAAGTGTTTTCCACTTGTTGATTTAATTTGATGAGTTGAACAGACAATCTAGAGTTTGAATCCTTATGGCAATAGGAGCACAGGTTGGAAGTGCCAAAGGTTTGAGGAATAAGAGTAATGCCATTTGATGTTTTTACGACTTGTTGCTGCTCAATTAATGGTCTTAAGTCACGGTAGACCGTCATTTCGGATACACCTAATCTTTTGCTTAATTCAGTAACACGTAAGGTCTCCTCTAGTTCTAGCCATGTTAAAATTTGTTGTTGACGTTCAATAGGTAACATAATTTACCCCCTGATTATTTAGTGAATAGTAGTTAAAGCTATTTTGAATACAATAAATTAGTTTACAAGCAAAGAAAACAATTATGATAGAATATGTGAAAAAATGTTGAACACCAACATTATACCGTTTGTTTATGGTACTATTCAAACGTAGGAAAGGTCCATGATTGATCAAAATTTAAGGGAGTGTGGATGAATTGAAACATATTTTAGCCTTCACGGTAGGTTTGCTGACCTTTATGTGTGTTTTTTTGAGCGTGGGAGTTCAGGGCCATTCAGTGATGGAGTCGTCTGACCCGGCAGCTAATTCAACCGTAAACAAAGACATTTCATCAATATCGATGACGTTTAATACAAACATTGAAAAAGAGAAAGCAGTCTATTTAAAGAACTCAGATGGACAGAAAATCGTCCCCGATGACCTAAGTATTAATGGAAACACTGTCGAGGTCTTTTTTGGAGAATCGCTATCATCAGGTGATTACACAGTATATTGGGAAGTATACGGTGGGGATGGCCATCCTGTAAACGGAGAATTTCAATTTTCCGTTGACGTGGATAGTGATGAGGGAGCTACTGATAAGGATTCCGAAGAGGTAGAGGCGTCCGTTGAAAGCGATAACAATGGT comes from the Halobacillus shinanisalinarum genome and includes:
- a CDS encoding sigma-54 interaction domain-containing protein, with product MGQHDTKHIQSLTRMNQLYERLLNEVDVGIHVINEKGKTIIYNEKMMEIESMTSEDVLDKNLLDVFRFGESQNSTLVKALKTGKTAKNVKQTYFNNKGKEITTINHSFPITEAGNITGAIEIAKDVTHLERVIKENVLNKQNTKFTFDQIIGQSELMQTVVDESKRATRTPSSVLVVGETGTGKELFAQSIHNGSNRSGAPFISQNCAAIPDSLMESLLFGTKKGAFTGAIDRPGLFEQADGGTLLLDEINSLEPSLQAKLLRVIQDKSIRRVGDMKDKEVDVRIIATINEDPVDAVANNRLRKDLYYRLSVVTLFIPPLRDRKEDILLLTQSFIDKYNALFNMDVRGISEEVKPLLQKHDWPGNVRELEHTIEGTMNLIMGEEVITIQNLPGRFRNRYQVDEEPFTQREKEDIPESPKTLREKMTEVEKFYVQQVLANNDNNISRAAKILGISRQSLQYRLKKFSL
- a CDS encoding DeoR family transcriptional regulator, giving the protein MLPIERQQQILTWLELEETLRVTELSKRLGVSEMTVYRDLRPLIEQQQVVKTSNGITLIPQTFGTSNLCSYCHKDSNSRLSVQLIKLNQQVENTCCAHCGLLRYKDIEAEVSQIISRDFLKDTTISAKAATFLLNTDIQLNCCQPQVIVFDSMKQAKQFQTGFGGNIYNFAEAIKAIKEEMDGKIDCHSKNNGTSTSK
- a CDS encoding copper resistance CopC family protein, which produces MKHILAFTVGLLTFMCVFLSVGVQGHSVMESSDPAANSTVNKDISSISMTFNTNIEKEKAVYLKNSDGQKIVPDDLSINGNTVEVFFGESLSSGDYTVYWEVYGGDGHPVNGEFQFSVDVDSDEGATDKDSEEVEASVESDNNGVENSSDGGGMSQSADDQETANAAASEDNGVSTPIIVIVIALAVIAVAMFVFLGRKRT